One window from the genome of Cytophagales bacterium encodes:
- a CDS encoding regulator codes for MKTKNLLLAALCFFQCAIFNPQYSMLYAQWLQTNGPYGGYIQSIATDGTNIFASTGSGGVFLSTNNGSSWTAVNTGLTNPTVYSFAISGTNIFAGTAGGGVFLSTNNGSSWTAVNTGLTNLTVRSLAISGTNIFAGTLGGVFLSTNNGSS; via the coding sequence ATGAAAACAAAAAATCTACTACTTGCAGCGCTTTGTTTTTTTCAATGCGCAATCTTTAATCCGCAATACTCTATGCTATACGCCCAATGGCTGCAAACCAACGGACCTTATGGCGGATATATCCAAAGTATTGCTACAGACGGCACAAACATTTTTGCGAGTACTGGTAGTGGTGGCGTGTTTTTATCCACCAACAATGGAAGTTCCTGGACTGCGGTCAATACCGGTTTGACAAATCCTACTGTCTATTCATTCGCCATCAGCGGCACAAACATTTTTGCGGGGACTGCGGGCGGAGGCGTGTTTTTATCCACCAACAATGGAAGTTCCTGGACTGCGGTCAATACCGGTTTGACAAATCTTACTGTCCGCTCATTAGCCATAAGCGGCACAAACATTTTTGCGGGGACTTTGGGCGGGGTGTTTTTATCCACCAACAATGGAAGTTC